CAGGCGCAGAATCAGAAGGTTCTCTACTATCGTCCAGCTGTTGCATTGGGAGCAATTCTGTGTTGTTTTGTTTCCTTGTTATTACAGTTAGTTTCCCCAACAATATGTTACCATCTGATAGTGACCTCTTTATGAATGATCTGGTGAAACAAGATGAGGATTGATAAACTAGAACGGTCTACAGAACCAAGCGACATTTGGAGATGAATAACAAGTCTGCATCCTGCGAGAAACGCCTTACCTGGTATTGTACCTTTCCGGCCATCTTTGCTTCGCCTCGTGGTCTGGCTTCGGTTCCCCCACGAAGTGGTCCTCCGCAGCATCCGCCCTTCTCTCCGAGCTCGGCCGTGCCACCCGCTTCCTCGCCCCCAACCTTCTCCGCCGACCATCCTCCTCCGGCCTTGGCCTTCTCCTCCTCGACTTCCAACGCGGCCGCTTCTTCCACCATCTCCTCCGAGTATGGCTCCTCCGTGCACACATCGTCGTCGGCAGCCGCTGGCTCCTGCGCCTCCGCCGACCCCTTCGGTTTCCCCTTGTTTGGCCTCTCCTTCCTCGCTGTGCTCTGGAGGCGGTTGCCGGTTGGCGCGTCGCGATCGGCCCCGTCGTCCGCATCCTCCATCGCCGCCTCGACTTCTGCACGGGCATCAGGACCGGGCTTCCCTGTCCCCACCCTGCGCTGGCCGCGTGAGTGTCAGGGCGCGCGACATCTCGACTCCGCCACGGCGGCGGACTTGAAGCGCCTCCTCGACCTTGAGGAACGGACGGTGACATTGGGACGGAGTGACGACCGTTCGGGACGGGACGGTTGGAGTGAGGGGCCGCGCGAAGGAAAAAGCGACACAGAGGGGGATGCGGGTACGGCGGGCGGGTAAGGATTGTTGACGGTCAAACAAAAGTTAATCCGATcaatgccattataattttttttttatgtTCGAAGAAACGTtattactattcgtctattttAAAGCATGTCATTATAATTTTTCGTTTTCGACAAAAATGTCACTGAATACGTATAGACACAGCCTGAGCCCAGCTGCaggcgtatacgaagacgtatacttcatctcccttgttactga
The nucleotide sequence above comes from Miscanthus floridulus cultivar M001 chromosome 18, ASM1932011v1, whole genome shotgun sequence. Encoded proteins:
- the LOC136519458 gene encoding DNA (cytosine-5)-methyltransferase 1-like, whose amino-acid sequence is MEDADDGADRDAPTGNRLQSTARKERPNKGKPKGSAEAQEPAAADDDVCTEEPYSEEMVEEAAALEVEEEKAKAGGGWSAEKVGGEEAGGTAELGEKGGCCGGPLRGGTEARPRGEAKMAGKVQYQVSHSMA